One genomic segment of Natrialbaceae archaeon AArc-T1-2 includes these proteins:
- a CDS encoding radical SAM protein, giving the protein MISKGCEQCAEGGKMVLFVYGYCDQRDCFYCPLGENRKNVTDVYANERLVENDEDVLTEARRMDALGTSITGGEPQEALDRTCHYLSLLKEEFGSDHHTHLYTGITGGRENMRRLAEAGLDEIRFHPPLEQWGELHGTEWEEILYTAREEGLTPAFEIPGIRAEEEFLEFVDEGAAEFCNINEFEMSQGNYRRMQEQGFELKEGHMSAVDGSREEILEVMGEHERVYFCTSVFKDAAQHRRRLKRMARNVRREFDDVTDDGTLVYGKTYATPQRFEELGVPEEFYTVKSNHVEVAWWLLEEMIEEGDLEDGEIVEQYPTYDGQVVERTPLA; this is encoded by the coding sequence ATGATCTCGAAGGGCTGTGAGCAGTGCGCGGAAGGCGGCAAGATGGTGCTGTTCGTCTACGGCTACTGTGACCAGCGCGACTGCTTTTACTGCCCGCTCGGCGAGAACCGCAAGAACGTCACCGACGTCTACGCCAACGAACGGCTCGTCGAGAACGACGAGGACGTCCTGACCGAGGCCCGCCGGATGGACGCACTCGGAACGTCGATCACCGGCGGCGAACCCCAGGAAGCGCTCGATCGCACCTGTCACTACCTCTCCTTGCTGAAAGAGGAGTTCGGTTCCGACCACCACACCCACCTCTACACCGGCATCACGGGCGGTCGCGAGAACATGCGCCGGCTCGCCGAAGCCGGCTTAGACGAGATCCGCTTTCACCCGCCGCTCGAGCAGTGGGGCGAGCTCCACGGCACCGAGTGGGAGGAGATTCTCTACACCGCCCGCGAAGAAGGGCTCACGCCCGCCTTCGAGATTCCTGGCATCCGCGCCGAGGAGGAGTTTCTCGAGTTCGTAGACGAGGGCGCTGCCGAGTTCTGCAATATCAACGAGTTCGAGATGTCCCAGGGCAACTACCGTCGGATGCAAGAGCAGGGCTTCGAACTCAAGGAAGGACACATGAGCGCCGTCGACGGCAGCCGCGAGGAGATCCTCGAGGTCATGGGCGAACACGAGCGCGTCTACTTCTGTACCTCCGTGTTCAAAGACGCCGCCCAGCACCGGCGACGGCTCAAACGAATGGCCCGCAACGTTCGCCGGGAGTTCGACGACGTCACCGACGACGGCACCCTCGTCTACGGCAAAACGTACGCCACCCCCCAGCGGTTCGAAGAACTTGGCGTCCCCGAGGAGTTCTACACGGTGAAATCGAACCACGTCGAGGTCGCCTGGTGGCTCCTCGAGGAGATGATCGAGGAAGGCGACCTCGAGGACGGCGAGATCGTCGAGCAGTATCCGACCTACGACGGACAGGTCGTCGAACGGACGCCGCTTGCCTGA
- a CDS encoding dipeptide epimerase, protein MSVDLETDFERTRVALEFPFTIARGTRTHAEIAIVEIEDEAGHVGVGAAAPASRYGETVDTVEAVLPDLLAIVEDVGDPHDLARIERRMRDRIRANPSARAAVSIAVYDLVAKRLEVPLYRYFGLDPTDAPETSYTIGIDDLDRMRAKTETALERGYDTLKVKVGTDRDEEILATIRDVAPDATIRVDANEAWSPREAVATIDELAAYDLEFVEQPVSADDPEGLRYVYERSSLPIAADESLRTATDVPQVADRCDVATLKLMKCGGLSEARRIVHTAHAHGLEVMCGCMVESNASIAAACQLAPALEYADLDGSLLLEADPYDGVSMPDGRIDLDGLERPGTGALER, encoded by the coding sequence ATGAGCGTCGACCTCGAGACCGATTTCGAGCGCACCAGAGTGGCACTCGAGTTTCCGTTCACGATCGCCCGCGGGACGAGGACCCACGCCGAGATCGCGATCGTCGAGATCGAAGACGAAGCGGGCCACGTCGGCGTCGGGGCCGCAGCACCGGCGTCTCGCTACGGCGAGACGGTCGACACCGTCGAGGCCGTCCTCCCCGATCTGCTCGCGATCGTCGAAGACGTCGGGGATCCTCACGACCTCGCCCGGATCGAACGCCGGATGCGCGATCGGATTCGGGCGAACCCGTCCGCCCGCGCGGCCGTCAGTATCGCCGTCTACGACCTGGTCGCGAAACGGCTCGAGGTTCCCCTGTACCGGTACTTCGGGCTCGATCCGACCGACGCCCCCGAGACGTCGTACACGATCGGCATCGACGACCTCGACCGGATGCGCGCGAAGACCGAGACGGCACTCGAGCGGGGCTACGACACGCTCAAGGTCAAAGTCGGGACCGACCGCGACGAGGAGATTCTCGCCACGATCCGGGACGTCGCTCCCGACGCGACGATCCGCGTCGACGCCAACGAGGCCTGGTCGCCCCGCGAGGCCGTCGCGACGATCGACGAACTCGCGGCCTACGATCTCGAGTTCGTCGAACAGCCCGTCTCGGCCGACGATCCTGAGGGTCTTCGTTACGTCTACGAGCGCTCGTCGCTTCCGATCGCCGCCGACGAGTCCCTGCGGACCGCCACGGACGTCCCGCAGGTCGCCGACCGCTGTGACGTCGCGACCCTGAAGCTGATGAAGTGTGGCGGCTTATCGGAGGCGCGACGGATCGTCCACACCGCCCACGCTCACGGCCTCGAGGTCATGTGTGGCTGTATGGTCGAATCGAACGCCTCGATCGCCGCGGCCTGCCAGCTCGCGCCGGCGCTCGAGTACGCCGACCTCGACGGCTCGCTGTTGCTCGAGGCCGATCCCTACGACGGCGTTTCGATGCCCGACGGTCGGATCGACCTCGACGGACTCGAGCGGCCGGGTACGGGTGCACTCGAGCGGTGA
- a CDS encoding DUF1611 domain-containing protein, whose amino-acid sequence MRVAILAHEQFPDRAKTALGVLRYADYDVAAVLDRETAGRRVTEFVADVQDAPIVSSMDDVDDPVDALLIGIAPIGGGFEEHWRPDVRTALERSCDVISGLHYFLAEDEEFATLADEHGCELRDVREPPADLTVADGVADEVDADVILTVGTDCSVGKMTTTMELSRDANEHGYDAAVVPTGQTGIMIEGWGNPIDRVISDFTAGAVEEMILEVGDDHDYLFVEGQGSIVHPAYSAVTCGILHGAMADKLVLCHEAGRETVHGYESFSLPPIRRYVDLYEGLAEPVRPARIFAGALNTRGLEDDAAAREAVDAYAEALGAPATDAVRFDTDGVLDALL is encoded by the coding sequence ATGCGCGTCGCGATCCTCGCCCACGAGCAGTTCCCCGACCGGGCCAAGACCGCCCTCGGGGTGCTCCGATACGCCGACTACGACGTCGCCGCGGTACTCGATCGGGAGACGGCCGGTCGCCGCGTCACCGAGTTCGTCGCCGACGTCCAGGACGCACCGATCGTCTCGAGCATGGACGACGTCGACGACCCCGTCGACGCCCTGTTGATCGGGATTGCCCCCATCGGCGGCGGCTTCGAAGAGCACTGGCGACCAGACGTCAGGACCGCACTCGAACGGAGCTGTGACGTCATCTCGGGGCTGCACTACTTCCTCGCCGAGGACGAGGAGTTCGCCACGCTGGCCGACGAGCACGGCTGTGAACTCCGGGACGTTCGCGAGCCGCCAGCGGACCTCACCGTGGCCGACGGCGTCGCCGACGAGGTCGACGCCGACGTGATCCTCACCGTCGGCACCGACTGCTCGGTCGGGAAGATGACGACGACGATGGAACTGTCCCGGGACGCGAACGAGCATGGCTACGACGCCGCGGTGGTGCCGACCGGTCAGACAGGGATCATGATCGAGGGCTGGGGCAATCCCATCGACCGCGTGATAAGCGACTTTACCGCCGGCGCGGTCGAGGAGATGATCCTCGAGGTCGGCGACGACCACGACTACCTCTTCGTGGAGGGCCAGGGAAGCATCGTCCATCCGGCCTACTCGGCGGTGACCTGTGGCATCCTCCACGGGGCGATGGCCGACAAACTCGTGCTCTGTCACGAGGCGGGCCGAGAGACGGTCCACGGCTACGAGTCGTTCTCGCTACCACCGATTCGTCGGTACGTCGACCTCTACGAGGGACTTGCCGAACCAGTCCGACCGGCCCGAATCTTCGCCGGCGCACTCAACACCCGAGGACTCGAGGACGACGCCGCCGCCCGCGAGGCCGTCGACGCCTACGCCGAGGCACTCGGTGCACCGGCGACGGACGCGGTTCGGTTCGACACCGACGGGGTGCTCGACGCGTTGCTATGA
- a CDS encoding Vms1/Ankzf1 family peptidyl-tRNA hydrolase — protein sequence MLDELLGRAPLKERIDELEEETERLRRRYEAESERRAEAVTARQEAEERVNRLEDRIAQLEGELDRLEDDDRSLEVRRRERLRGERLEAVLSRLESLRTAPEGALTATIDAADEVPDGAAEILGERSVLLEEATPCLCCLDDAGIVSVALDPPVGPDLEAAWSDRFELERAWFQPTGPHAVALVRTDLFALGVYEGTERVDYRGFESDVKGAHSKGGFSQARFERIRDEQIDDHLERVHEVLAPVEADRLYLVGQRGVVDTVAETADPDATAAVDATGDPESALEDAVRSFWTTDVRVL from the coding sequence ATGCTCGACGAGTTGCTGGGCCGGGCCCCGCTCAAAGAGCGGATCGACGAACTCGAGGAGGAGACCGAGCGGCTGCGTCGCCGCTACGAGGCCGAGTCCGAGCGCCGGGCTGAGGCCGTCACGGCTCGCCAGGAGGCCGAAGAGCGGGTCAATCGACTCGAGGACCGCATCGCCCAGCTCGAGGGCGAACTCGACCGTCTCGAGGACGACGATCGCTCACTCGAGGTCCGACGGCGGGAACGACTCCGCGGCGAGCGCCTCGAGGCAGTGCTGTCTCGCCTTGAGTCGCTGCGGACGGCTCCCGAGGGGGCGCTGACGGCGACGATCGACGCCGCAGACGAGGTTCCCGACGGGGCCGCCGAGATCCTCGGCGAACGGTCGGTCCTGCTCGAGGAGGCCACGCCGTGTCTGTGCTGTCTCGACGACGCCGGCATCGTCTCGGTCGCGCTCGATCCGCCGGTCGGGCCCGACCTCGAGGCGGCGTGGTCGGATCGGTTCGAACTCGAGCGGGCGTGGTTCCAGCCGACGGGTCCTCACGCCGTTGCGCTCGTTCGGACCGACCTGTTCGCACTCGGCGTCTACGAGGGAACCGAGCGGGTCGACTACCGCGGCTTCGAAAGCGACGTGAAGGGAGCCCACTCGAAAGGCGGCTTCTCGCAGGCTCGCTTCGAGCGTATCCGCGACGAGCAGATCGACGACCACCTCGAGCGCGTTCACGAGGTGCTCGCGCCGGTCGAGGCCGATCGACTCTACCTCGTCGGCCAGCGCGGCGTCGTCGATACCGTCGCCGAGACGGCCGACCCCGATGCGACTGCCGCCGTCGACGCGACCGGCGATCCCGAGTCGGCGCTCGAGGACGCGGTCAGGTCGTTCTGGACGACCGACGTCCGGGTGCTGTAG